A stretch of the Teretinema zuelzerae genome encodes the following:
- a CDS encoding reverse transcriptase domain-containing protein has translation MEKLIDAQNRSDLAISLGYKPQTLTYILFQIPADQKYESWTIPKKNGGFREIKSPNEKLKLLQRRVGDQLYAIFNDNVLVSQQELQRQLIHGYIKHRSCITNARRHVRKRYILNVDLKDFFPTINFGRVRGFFISSKIFKLDKSVATVLAQIICDNNELPQGSPSSPIMSNLIASVLDARLVQLAKKSRCTYTRYVDDITFSTNMKCFPKELAKKNENGIWQIGKVLRKEIERAGFLYNPEKISVQYRRSRQVVTGLVVNKSVNVPKEYYKNLRAACKALFGGGIPYDKLLSPSGRF, from the coding sequence ATGGAAAAACTAATTGATGCACAAAATAGATCAGATCTAGCGATTTCTCTAGGGTACAAGCCTCAAACGCTTACATATATTTTATTCCAAATACCAGCTGATCAGAAGTATGAATCTTGGACTATCCCGAAAAAGAACGGTGGTTTTCGAGAGATTAAATCTCCGAATGAGAAGTTAAAATTATTACAAAGGAGAGTGGGGGATCAGTTATATGCCATCTTCAATGATAATGTTTTAGTTTCCCAACAAGAACTACAACGCCAACTTATCCATGGTTATATCAAGCACAGATCATGTATAACCAATGCACGGCGACATGTACGTAAACGATATATACTTAATGTGGATTTAAAGGACTTTTTCCCAACGATAAATTTTGGAAGAGTTCGTGGTTTCTTTATTTCAAGTAAAATCTTTAAGTTAGATAAATCTGTGGCAACCGTATTAGCACAAATAATATGTGATAATAATGAACTCCCACAAGGAAGCCCAAGTTCTCCTATTATGTCAAATCTCATCGCAAGTGTATTGGATGCACGGCTTGTACAACTGGCAAAAAAATCAAGGTGTACATATACGCGTTATGTAGATGATATTACCTTCTCTACAAATATGAAGTGTTTTCCAAAAGAATTGGCAAAGAAAAATGAAAATGGAATATGGCAAATTGGGAAAGTATTACGTAAAGAAATAGAACGTGCTGGTTTTTTATATAACCCAGAAAAAATCTCAGTCCAATACCGACGTTCGCGACAGGTCGTAACAGGGCTTGTTGTGAATAAATCAGTTAATGTCCCAAAAGAGTATTACAAAAACCTCAGAGCTGCTTGTAAAGCTCTTTTTGGGGGAGGTATTCCATACGATAAACTGTTATCCCCCTCGGGGAGGTTCTAA
- a CDS encoding Fic family protein, producing the protein MGNYVPPFKITAKSITLIAEISAQLERYAIRMEQSDSLRLRKANRIKTIQGSLAIEGNTLSEEQITAILEGKHVIAPLREVQEVRNAIDTYDRFTNWDPYSEKDLLAAHGCMMKGLIDEVGQFRHGGVGVIAGTEVIHLAPPADRVPFLVNDLLSWLKQSEDHPLVKSSVFHYEFEFIHPFADGNGRMGRLWQTLILSTWKPVFAHVPIENLVYAHQAEYYQAIGDSTEKTDAGIFVEFLLGAILEALQAQHAVTPEVSHEVTPEVERLIKVFKKGEELTRKELQERLGLKDEKNFRQKYLLPALAGGYVDMTVPDKPNSRLQKYKKSNP; encoded by the coding sequence ATGGGCAATTATGTTCCTCCTTTTAAAATAACCGCGAAAAGCATCACCCTAATAGCCGAAATCTCGGCACAGCTTGAACGGTATGCGATCAGGATGGAGCAAAGCGATTCCCTGAGGCTTCGAAAAGCGAATAGAATCAAAACCATACAGGGATCCCTCGCCATAGAGGGGAATACCTTAAGTGAAGAGCAAATCACCGCCATCCTGGAGGGAAAACACGTAATCGCGCCACTCCGAGAGGTTCAGGAAGTCCGGAACGCCATAGATACCTATGATAGATTCACGAATTGGGACCCATATTCGGAAAAAGACCTTCTCGCTGCCCATGGTTGCATGATGAAGGGGCTAATCGACGAAGTAGGGCAATTTAGACATGGCGGTGTCGGGGTTATCGCCGGAACCGAGGTGATTCATCTCGCACCCCCTGCCGATCGGGTTCCATTTCTCGTAAACGACTTATTGAGCTGGCTAAAGCAGTCTGAAGATCATCCTTTGGTGAAAAGCTCCGTTTTTCATTACGAATTCGAGTTCATACATCCCTTCGCTGACGGGAACGGACGTATGGGTCGATTGTGGCAAACGCTTATTTTAAGTACCTGGAAGCCGGTATTTGCCCATGTACCTATCGAAAACCTTGTATATGCCCACCAAGCGGAATACTACCAAGCCATCGGCGACAGTACCGAAAAGACGGATGCAGGTATATTCGTCGAGTTTCTTTTAGGGGCAATCCTTGAAGCACTCCAAGCCCAGCACGCTGTTACCCCCGAAGTCAGCCATGAAGTCACCCCCGAAGTCGAACGATTGATAAAGGTTTTCAAGAAAGGGGAGGAGCTGACACGCAAGGAGCTTCAAGAGCGGCTTGGGCTGAAAGACGAGAAGAACTTCCGACAGAAGTACCTATTACCCGCCCTTGCGGGTGGCTATGTAGATATGACGGTACCGGATAAGCCGAATAGTCGATTACAGAAGTATAAGAAGTCAAATCCTTAA
- a CDS encoding JAB domain-containing protein, translating to MRYDVVADRKGPDMKIGKAEDVWKATERFHRARKEHFLVLTLNGAHEVIRLRIITIGIANRCLVHPREVFTPALQDGAVAVILAHNHPSGQLDASEEDKSITKRLVEAGQVLGIPVLDHLIVTKGGWFSFLESGLL from the coding sequence ATGCGGTATGACGTTGTAGCCGATAGGAAAGGGCCGGACATGAAGATTGGCAAGGCCGAGGACGTGTGGAAGGCAACTGAGCGCTTTCACAGGGCCAGAAAGGAACATTTCCTGGTCCTCACCTTGAATGGGGCTCACGAGGTGATAAGGCTCAGGATCATCACGATAGGGATAGCTAATCGTTGCCTGGTCCATCCCCGTGAGGTATTTACCCCGGCGCTCCAGGACGGCGCAGTAGCGGTAATTCTAGCCCATAATCATCCATCCGGGCAGCTTGATGCTTCCGAGGAGGATAAATCCATCACAAAGCGGCTCGTAGAAGCTGGCCAGGTCCTCGGAATCCCCGTTTTGGATCACCTGATCGTCACGAAAGGCGGTTGGTTCTCCTTCCTGGAGTCCGGACTCTTGTAA
- a CDS encoding helix-turn-helix domain-containing protein — MDTKAVLAKNMKAARDRLGISQAKLAELAETSVAFIGEIEIGRKSPSLENLGKIAHALGLEVYQLLLTEAPTEVAERQTLLTDLKKDLSDKIHRDIDETIRDYLTR; from the coding sequence ATGGATACAAAGGCCGTATTGGCTAAAAATATGAAGGCCGCCCGGGATCGATTGGGCATAAGTCAGGCAAAACTTGCCGAATTAGCCGAGACTTCGGTCGCATTCATTGGGGAGATTGAAATTGGTCGGAAAAGCCCAAGTCTAGAGAACCTTGGGAAAATCGCCCATGCCCTGGGGCTTGAGGTATATCAGCTCTTATTGACTGAAGCGCCCACCGAGGTTGCCGAACGTCAAACCCTGCTAACGGATCTGAAAAAGGACTTGTCAGATAAAATTCATCGCGATATCGATGAAACCATCCGGGATTACCTCACGCGATAA
- a CDS encoding IS256 family transposase: MAYESEYTLLEQVIQMLAANGDNKFSRVIEVVVNEAMKIERAKALNAEPYERTEERTGHANGFKDKTLNLATGKVLLKVPQVRGMEFYPSCIEKGMRSERALKLAIAEMYVKGVSTRRVSDIVEILCGTEVSSSQVSRLAKELDEEITSWKAQPVGQIQYLVLDATYESVRVGSQVVKQALLVAIGVDYSGNRHILDAEVANSEAEVNWRSFLEDLVRRGMHGLRMITSDDHSGLRAAIDAVFPGILWQRCQFHLQQNAHSYVTKKDDIPLIAADIRKVFNAPDRENAERYLQQLVEKYQKTHPRLAAWADENIREGLSVFNIPENHRRKMRTSNLAERQMKEINRRTKVVGVFPNAESLLRLAASMLIEQNDQWQNDKRYLPESTDRPALNEIYRKKVA; this comes from the coding sequence ATGGCCTACGAATCAGAATATACACTTTTGGAGCAAGTGATCCAGATGCTGGCAGCGAATGGGGACAATAAATTTTCTCGTGTTATCGAAGTGGTCGTCAATGAGGCCATGAAGATCGAGCGAGCAAAGGCTCTCAACGCCGAACCATATGAACGCACGGAAGAGCGTACTGGGCATGCCAATGGATTTAAAGACAAGACGCTCAATCTTGCGACCGGGAAAGTCCTCTTGAAAGTACCACAAGTTCGCGGGATGGAGTTTTACCCCAGCTGCATCGAGAAAGGCATGCGCAGTGAGCGTGCTCTCAAGCTCGCCATCGCCGAAATGTATGTCAAAGGAGTAAGTACCCGCAGGGTCTCGGATATCGTCGAAATTCTTTGTGGCACCGAAGTCAGCTCGTCCCAGGTCAGCAGGCTGGCAAAGGAGCTCGATGAAGAGATTACGTCTTGGAAGGCGCAGCCTGTCGGACAGATTCAATACTTGGTACTTGATGCGACCTATGAATCGGTGCGCGTCGGTTCCCAGGTGGTCAAGCAGGCTCTTCTAGTGGCTATTGGCGTTGATTACAGCGGGAATCGGCATATTCTTGACGCCGAAGTCGCGAACAGTGAGGCAGAGGTAAACTGGCGTTCCTTTCTCGAGGATCTCGTACGACGAGGGATGCACGGCCTGCGAATGATCACCAGTGATGACCACTCAGGACTGCGCGCTGCAATCGATGCTGTCTTCCCTGGAATTCTGTGGCAACGCTGCCAGTTTCATCTGCAGCAGAATGCCCACTCCTACGTCACGAAAAAAGATGACATCCCGCTGATAGCCGCTGATATTCGGAAGGTGTTCAATGCACCTGACCGCGAGAACGCGGAACGATATTTGCAACAGCTCGTTGAAAAATATCAAAAAACCCATCCGCGTTTAGCGGCTTGGGCCGATGAGAATATACGGGAAGGATTGAGTGTATTCAACATCCCGGAGAATCACAGGAGGAAAATGCGAACATCGAATCTGGCAGAGCGCCAGATGAAGGAGATCAACAGGCGAACGAAAGTAGTGGGTGTTTTCCCGAACGCCGAGAGTTTACTTCGCCTTGCGGCTTCTATGCTGATCGAACAAAACGACCAGTGGCAGAATGACAAACGGTACTTGCCTGAGTCAACCGACCGACCTGCTTTGAACGAAATTTACAGAAAAAAGGTTGCATAA